A single window of Nicotiana tomentosiformis chromosome 1, ASM39032v3, whole genome shotgun sequence DNA harbors:
- the LOC104088322 gene encoding probable transcription factor At5g28040: MASLEDHHHHQPVYNDDNLDDDVDVDGDDDSTSSPSLAGEVTIAVSGVGVSTSDSLALYPDLKRRRLDDFTIPVILPEKKPSATFDDSQRKLFQRLWTDEDEIELLQGFLDYTTQRGLNNSSTPQHHYDTTAFYDQIKSKFQLDFNKNQLVEKLRRLKKKYRTVMSKMGSGKEFVFKSAHDHATFEISRKIWTNVDSAVRGGANGVVGAVVLYAPPEDGGLDDDDAHVNPNPYANDLIDHSPKFNLNSNPNGIDIKTPRSRKRSPAASTEAVKVEQQPYQPSGGSTTVPLAAEPVSGVAATATATVAASMPSLIEETVRNCVSPIFKELLNSVANLNGPSRGLGFGGMGMSPIPLGFGGGAMSMEMMGDEKWRKQQMLELEVYSKRLELVQDQIKAQLEELRSMGS, from the coding sequence ATGGCTTCTCTAGAAGAtcaccaccaccatcaaccaGTCTACAACGACGACAACCTCGACGATGACGTCGACGTTGACGGTGATGACGACTCCACTTCCTCCCCTTCCCTCGCCGGCGAGGTTACCATAGCCGTCTCCGGCGTTGGCGTCTCCACCAGTGATTCTCTTGCCCTTTACCCCGATCTTAAAAGACGTCGTCTCGATGATTTCACTATTCCCGTTATTCTGCCAGAGAAGAAGCCATCGGCGACTTTCGACGACTCTCAACGGAAGCTGTTTCAACGTCTGTGGACTGACGAGGACGAGATTGAGCTGTTACAAGGATTCCTCGACTACACGACGCAGCGCGGCTTGAATAACTCCTCGACGCCGCAGCACCATTACGATACGACTGCGTTTTACGACCAGATCAAGAGCAAATTCCAGCTGGATTTCAACAAGAACCAGCTGGTCGAGAAGCTCCGGCGGTTGAAGAAGAAGTACAGGACTGTGATGAGCAAGATGGGATCAGGTAAGGAATTCGTCTTCAAGAGCGCTCACGATCACGCCACTTTCGAAATCTCTCGCAAGATCTGGACTAATGTAGACTCCGCCGTCCGCGGCGGCGCTAACGGCGTTGTGGGTGCTGTCGTTCTCTATGCCCCACCGGAAGACGGTGGATTGGATGATGACGATGCTCACGTTAACCCTAACCCTTATGCTAATGATCTCATTGATCATAGCCCTAAGTTTAACCTTAACTCTAACCCTAACGGAATTGACATTAAAACTCCGAGATCACGAAAGCGATCTCCAGCTGCATCTACAGAAGCAGTTAAAGTCGAGCAACAACCTTACCAGCCATCCGGTGGCAGCACTACCGTGCCATTGGCAGCTGAGCCCGTGTCTGGCGTTGCAGCCACGGCCACAGCTACGGTGGCTGCTTCAATGCCTAGCTTGATTGAGGAAACAGTGAGGAATTGTGTATCACCAATTTTCAAGGAGTTGTTGAACAGTGTGGCGAATTTGAATGGGCCCAGCAGAGGGTTAGGATTCGGAGGAATGGGGATGAGTCCGATCCCATTAGGTTTCGGGGGAGGTGCAATGAGCATGGAAATGATGGGGGACGAGAAATGGAGGAAGCAACAGATGTTAGAGTTGGAAGTGTATTCGAAGAGATTAGAGCTGGTTCAAGATCAGATCAAAGCACAATTGGAGGAGCTGAGATCAATGGGAAGTTAG
- the LOC104116094 gene encoding guanosine deaminase, which yields MEEANVVEAKDGTISVASAFAGHQEAVQDRDHKFLTQAVEEAYKGVECGHGGPFGAVVVRNDEVVVSCHNMVLQYTDPTAHAEVTAVREACKKLNRFELSDCEIYASCEPCPMCFGAIHLSRIKRLVYGAKAEAAIAIGFDDFIADALRGTGFYQKAQLEIKKADGKGALIAEQVFEKTKEKFTIY from the exons ATGGAAGAAGCTAATG TTGTTGAAGCGAAGGATGGAACTATCTCGGTAGCATCTGCATTTGCTGGTCACCAAGAAG CTGTACAGGATAGAGACCACAAATTCTTGACACAAGCAGTCGAAGAAGCTTACAAGGGTGTAGAATGTGGACATGGAGGCCCTTTTGGTGCTGTCGTTGTTCGCAATGATGAAGTAGTTGTTAGCTGCCACAACATGGTTTTGCAGTATACTGACCCTACAGCTCATGCAGAAGTTACGGCAGTAAGAGAG GCATGTAAAAAACTCAATCGATTTGAGCTCTCAGATTGTGAGATATATGCTTCTTGTGAGCCCTGTCCGATGTGCTTTGGTGCTATCCATCTATCACGTATTAAG AGGTTGGTATATGGAGCCAAAGCTGAAGCTGCAATTGCTATTGGGTTTGATGATTTCATTGCGGATGCTCTTAGAGGTACTGGATTTTATCAGAAGGCTCAGTTAGAGATCAAGAAGGCTGATGGTAAGGGAGCCCTTATAGCGGAGCAAGTATTCGAGAAGACCAAAGAAAAGTTTACCATCTATTGA
- the LOC104093709 gene encoding uncharacterized protein, translated as MASATTRASFTFTPNSLTQPSSPKPKPHLTFPPFHLKSHSISSFYRNPIRTQSFSSLPKSIDVSKEDKPISEQPTSETPTSEPEQQEEEEDKFDKRRLEEKFAVLNTGIYECRSCGFKYNEAVGDPSYPIPPGLPFDQLPADWRCPTCGAAKSFFDNKSVEIAGFAQNQQYGLGGNTLTSGQKALLIYGGLLLGFVFFLSGYFLQ; from the coding sequence ATGGCTTCAGCAACCACAAGAGCTTCTTTCACATTCACACCTAATTCACTCACACAACCATCATCTCCAAAACCCAAACCCCACCTCACATTCCCACCTTTTCACCTCAAATCCCACTCAATTTCCTCCTTTTACAGAAACCCAATTAGAACCCAATCATTCAGCTCACTTCCAAAGTCCATTGATGTCTCCAAAGAAGACAAACCCATCTCAGAACAACCCACTTCCGAGACACCCACTTCAGAACCCGAGCAGCAGGAGGAAGAGGAAGACAAATTTGACAAGAGGAGGCTTGAGGAGAAGTTTGCTGTGTTGAATACTGGGATTTATGAGTGTAGGTCATGTGGGTTCAAGTATAATGAAGCTGTTGGAGACCCTTCTTATCCCATTCCTCCAGGTTTGCCGTTTGATCAGCTGCCGGCGGATTGGAGGTGTCCGACTTGCGGCGCTGCGAAGAGTTTCTTTGATAACAAGAGCGTGGAGATTGCTGGTTTTGCTCAGAATCAGCAGTATGGGTTAGGTGGTAATACTCTTACCTCTGGCCAAAAGGCATTGCTTATATATGGTGGACTTTTATTGGGCTTTGTGTTCTTCTTGTCTGGTTATTTTCTTCAATAA